The sequence TGGAatgtatttaaaattttttttaatgctaagaagacaagatgcacaagttggttgtaaaggacctaaataaggatcctagaaaaatGTATTCTCTATCACAGTCTTATATGGCTATCATGCTTTGTGACATCTTTTAAGTGCTCAAACTTACAAGGTTTTTGAAGAGGCTATATGCATTGTGttaccttgccattaacacctttttgtaggctagggacagagtgaagaagtaaattaaaacaaagaaagaatgtTGTAATCAGTTTTAAGACTgtcaaagtgcagtgatggcgggtGTATGAACAACAGTCATAAAAATCCTTtcctatttgttttgcaggttgttcCAACTGATGTCAAGTCATTATTGCATCCCTAATTGATataatttcattgtatttggtttatcaatgttcaaaatgtatgcaaaatcttaaaaccATTGTTGTCCCAGTCCTCTAGACTATTAATTCTGTGTAAGAgcagcagtatggcatttgtttgacataatgacaatatTCTAAGATGGATTTTGAATCCTTGTTTGGTACATGTCATAGCAAGATTTGAACATTTAAATTGGATCTAGCATCATGGAGAAGGTctttaaattgcaaaccctcactaaaaccttcaaaaacccttgaaaagtgcctattttgtgggacagtcctcaaacagtctgTACAATACTttccatagcaaaaatccttgagtcttcatcatcaatagaccacatctccaagggttttccatgaagtttagcagattgagcagggtgaacaattttcactaaaaactagggctaattctagtagcctttttggggtcaatttgacaatttcatgaaattggtaaggaaggagaagtaaatgaatgtttcaaatcatcaaaaatgTTCAGTTAAGACCTAAGACACCCTGCTACAAGCTCCATAGAATTtaattaagtcatttgatcaaaatgaccatttgaacctagaagttgccttgagtaaaccaacattctttgcatccaatttggatattttcatTCTCGAAAGGTGAGGGACAATCATCAGACTTTGTGGACCTGTCCAGATGCTCAAtgaacacattaatatgattgaaatccttaaaggtgcatacaaggttaggtaaaccatggttctccaatagttgcccattcctggaagagaggagattcaaccagttggacaaccaaacttgttcatttttggtgacacccaagaggacctcatttcagatttgaatgccttagcatggaaggtaaggaggagtgatgtacaatacaatagggtgcaagcagtgttgaatagataggaggagataggagaaaagtttagaagaatcccatttgtgcctagggattgatttgggaagcacattgagaacaaaagcccaccaacatcaaaagaagaccaacttctactcTACCTCCTCATCAGATTCTTGATGATGTTGTGGGTTGGAAAAGGCATGACAATGCTTAAAAAGAAAAATTGTAACATCGCAATAGATAatacaactaatttttttttttggacagCAATGTTTGGCACATTTTTCCAAACAAATATCGGCCAAATAGTTGGGGAATTATGTGTATCTAGTAAACTAGGAATTTTTTAGATTGGGAATAAGGTGAATGGGCATGGTTTTTCTAAATTTAACTAAAGggaaggctatgtcatgtgaaatTGCATAGGATGTAATTTGTGACATTACACTTCTCACCCACTTTAGTGAGCATAGTTCTTCTAGAAAAGATGCAAGATAAAGTAGAGAGAGAAAGTGTTGATATTATTTTATCTAGGATGAAACGGACATGAACAATCTTATACCTATGTGGAGTACCCCTAGTAAAGAGACTTGAACCAATCTTGCATAAAATTGTTAAGCTTTATGATCACTATAACCAAGTTAGCTATAGACAAACATGCTAGGTGAGAAAGAAAAAAATAGACATTAAAAATTGCTTAGATATAAGAAAAATATTGATAAGTATGGGTAGAAACCTTGTTATGCTAGAAACCATATGATAATCCAATTGACCTATGACTTTTGTAAACTACATTACAAGACATTTAGAAAAAAATAAGATGCGTATAAAGATAAAGTCAAGTAGGGTGCCACCATGCTAGATGACAAATATGTAATGAGACATAAATTTTGAGACATATTTCTAAATTTTAATAATGATTGAAATTAAAATATGATAATGATAGCCCCCATTAGACTAATTTATTCAATAATGAGTATAACTAATCATTATAAGGAAAAGATATGTTGCATTATAAAATATATATCAAGATGTAATAATGTAATCTTATCGTGCAAAACATAACACATAAAACCCACAACACACACAAAAATTCATGTAGAAGAGGACATGAGGATCAGAACATTCAAGATTAATAGGATTCATCTCAATATTATTTTTGAATAGATTATATACAAATCATCATCATATAACCAATTAAATCAAAACATGGAGAAAGAGCACACGAagacaaaataaaaatttgggtcaacatggaagaaggcctaaatgccccccatgttttgcatcatccttgaatataaaaaaatatattaatgcatgagaaattaaaaaatgaCCAAACAAATATAGGAATACTTAAGAACAAATTTTATCTCTTATATCCAAGTACCTACAATGGTATCTTGGATCCTCTAGGATAGAGCACAAACACATATAAGAAAGTATGGGGGAACACAAACAAATATGTAGACTCTAATCTAGCGACATGAAGAATGCCAATCTAATTAATCACCTCCAAAGAATCCTCATTCTCCTCCCAATCCTAGTCATAGGGGGAAGGAGGTTGAGTCGTAGAGGGACAATGACTAAAGCAATGCTAGGAATCTCACCTCCAACAAGAGTGAAGGATGACGTTGCCTCGACATTTTCATTAAGTAACTTATAATTTTAGTGTCAACAATATTATAAAGATAATCAATAATGATGAAATATCCTCAAGAGAGTTACATGTACGCTTCTTAGGAAAGGAGTTTAGTGACTTATCTATAGGTTGTTACAAAACATGAGCCTCCATACTAACCTTTGGGAGAGGAGTAGTGACAAAATTTGAAGGAGGAGCCTTCTCAACAACAAGAACAAATGAAGATAAGCTAGTAGATGGAGGAATAGGTGGAGAAAAATTTTGCACCAAAACTTAGGAACGGGGCCCTACTCAAACTTGTGCTCAGGTGGTTAATGCAAAACCTTCACATCATCCATTGTTGGTTGAAGGATGCTAGGGAGGCTAAGATGAAGAGGTTTTTGAGAGGTGGGGGAAACAAAAACCTTTGTATGAAGCAAAGCATGTCTATTCGTTGCAAAAAAGGAGGAATATAAAGGAAAGAAGTGACAAGACGTAGTTCTAAAGAGTGAGTGATGAAGACTAGCAGCATTTTTGGGTGATCTACATTTGAGTCAACCAAACAAACTAGAAGTGGGACCAAACTAGCAAAAATAAAAGTAGGCGTAGAAGTAGAAACTAGAATAGGAATGGTAATAAACTTAGAAGTTGAAGCATGAGACTCGTCCTCCTTCTTTTGCATGGAATCATGTTTGCTGGCCATTACACATTGATGATGCACAAGTTGGTTGCATTGAAGATGGAAACTAGGAATAGATTCTCAAGAAAACCCTAGATAATCCTATACATGGGTGAAGCCATCTTCATAGCCATTTCCTATGAAATAAGAGATTTCATGCATGGAGTAGGAGGTGCTATGATAGCAGGGACCTTAGCCACAACCGTAGGTGGCTTTAGCGATCAACATGTAGGCGATACATGGGTAGTAGAAAACTTAGGAGTACACTTTCCCTTACCATACAAAGTTGGACAAGGGGATGTTTGAAAAATCAAAAGTTGAAAAAATATAGTTTAGACTAGATAACATGGGTGCCTTTTAATTTTCTATGTTAGCAATAGTCAAAGGAACATAAGACATTATTGAAGGATGTGAAGTATTAGAAGAATGAGGAGGTCTACTTGAGGGAGCATGCTTATCCTCAACCCTCAATTAAGAAGGCATAAAGGACAAATCAAATTGTGAAATAGGAGAACACTAAGAAGAAGGAATTACAACAGTAGGAAGAATACAATCAAGTGATGGGCTCCTAGTCTTGTATCTACAATAAACTTTatataacaagtcatgatggggtAGAATAAGCCATACTGCAATAGCACATAAATGTTCAAGTATAAAGATCCCATAAGGCACTAGTGGTTAATATTCAGTATCTCAAATATTATGCATGgtgccctcatgaggaaactttaaacATTTGTGGACATACAAAGTGATCAGATTCATGGAAACTTACCAAGGAATGCCTAAATTCACTCTAAATAGATTGGACTTTGGAATCATGACAAATGCAGTAGACATTGCCTTAGGTCCCACAAAGATTGATAATAGAACAAACCAAGAGGAGATAAAAAATAGCCATCATGAATATGAATGGTGGCCTTAGACTCATCATATTTTTCCCTATGAAGACCATTAATGAAGAGCATCTCCTCAGTTATAACATAAACCCGGCTAGTAGGGTCAACCATAACGCCAATGGCAATATTATCATTGACTTGAGAAGAGATGTACAATGCAATACACTTTCGATAAAGGCAAGTCCCTCAATGTGAATGATACACCACGAAAATTAACAATGAGATTTATACTCCTTTTCTTTTCAATGCTAGATTCTGAAGTTGTGTAAATTTCTATTTCATTGTATGAAATGATGTACATACAATTTAGGCTCAATGGAATGCACCCCAAGCTCTTTAGATTAATTGTGCGATTTTTATGTTTAGAAATTTGTGTCAACTTAAAAgagatatttaaaattaaaaaaagataatTAAACACATAATTAAACTTACAACATGATCATAAAAAGACTATTCAACAAATACACACtatataacatatataatattttTCACAATATTCTACTGATGATATTAACAATTCAACAATACTCAATCAttaaaatatacaaatatatctgtTTTTATAAACAAATAATTATATTatcatttatattataatattacatatttaaaaaaataaaaattgaatgaaTATAAAATTACAACCTTAGAATCTAAAGCAATATGAACATAAATCATATAAAATAGTAGCAGAaggtggatgatgaggatgatttGAAAAGCAATTATTCCTAACAATGGAGAAGGTTAGAGAACTGCGTGTACCATCATGGTCACTTGTATAGTCCCCAATTGTGGTTTACAACTGCGATTCCCCCGTCCACAACAAGATTATGACCACTTACATACTTAGACTCCTCACTGGCCAAATACAATGCCGCATATGCAATATCCTCTGCTTTCAGAACTGTTCCCTTCAAGTTGGCTATGCTGTGAGCTACAGCATCAACTTTGGCAATTTCTTCTTCTGAAGAATCCTTTCCCAAATAATTCATTACCAATTCAGTGGCGAGCGCAGCAGGAGAAATACAGTTGACTCTGATGCCATATTTCCCCAACTCAGCTGCACCGTTCTTAGTCACACCTATAATTGCATGCTTAGAAACTGTGTATCCATAAGGCCCCATGCCTCCCACCATACCAGAAACACTCGATGTATTAATAATGCTGCCTTTTCTGTTTGGGATCATAACGCGGGCTGCGTGCTTAATGCCGTGCATTGCACCTCTTGCGTTTACATTCATGGCTTTGTCAAATTGGTCCATCCCGTAATCTGCAACGGTACCTGTCTGTCTGTCAGTGACTCCTGCGTTGTTGAACATAATGTCGAGCCGTCCGTGTTTTTCCATAGCCAAATCAACTACTGCGCTCACGTCTTGCTCATTGCTTACATTACATTGGATGAAGGTCGTATGTGGCGAAAGGGATTCCGCAAGTTTGTGACCTTTTTCGTCTGCAAAGTCAGCGATGATGACTTTGGCTCCATGATTTGCAAACAGGCGAGCACTGGCTGCGCCGATACCTGATGCTCCTCCTGTGATTATTGCGATCTTGTCTTCCAgtctgcaatatatatatatacatagctCTTAATTGTCTTGGTGATTGAATCACTCTACACAATACACTCTCAAACCAGAGATTATGCACTGAACAATAATTCTTAAAATTCTTAATAGTAAAAGTACTTTTCAGTGTGTTTAATTATGATATCAAATTTATTGAGTTATACTTTAGTGCTTACATGGTGTTCATGTAGTGGGACTTCTTGGAGGTCATCTATTCTTTTTTAACTACTTTATGTTGAAGGGAATTAGCAATTGAGTTTTCACGAAAATCATGTTCACATAACTTTGTTATTCTAATTGTTAAAGTTTCATCCATGTTCTATGTTATGAATCATAACATTATAGAGTTGTTTTGGTTTGTTTATTGATAAATGGGAGATATTTTATGTTGTGTGTCAAATTATGATATTCACATAAATAAACAATAACTTAATTTTTATCAAATTCATTAATTTATGTTTTATGAATGACAGTTCGCACAACTCTATTTTTCACAAGATAAAATGGTCTACTGATCAATGGATGAGCTAAAAGGACTCTATAATGAATGATTAATAAAgcaaaacttttgatgaagcttTTGTAAATGTATTAACAAGCTAAGTGAGTTTGTTGCTGAGAAAAATAATGAATAGTGATGcgctgcaaaatggacaaggttagtcaatgataaataacacacaagacacaagaaaatcgttagtgttagtcaatcaaaaactaatctaaacaggcatatcaagagagatactaaaaacatgctaatatgtctaacaaatgaaacaaagataatgaggcatctccaaatgcctcttagcatgctcttagctctttctcccttgttcctctcctctccaagttccaaaacagtgtagctctcagcagctttttgcactatggatgcttatggaggattgagattgtagtattttgctctaaatgtaaaatgaaaagctaatattaagctattgatgctaaaattgatttattttaaccaaaatgacaatacatgagtttgctatgctaaatgctctctaaaatgcctataggttaaatgcatacaagtttttaggatctggattatgaagaaatgggctctatttataggaaaaatggagcaatggatggttgagattgagcaatctcagcaagggtcaggattgaatgatttcaaatccatgcgagggctttcaacccaatcttaggatgacaagtgtcaatgtgagataggttgagaggagagggaataagcattgaatgcttgatatgaccttgggagttaaagtcaaggctGGTTGAATGattaaactctttattcaaagaataaaacttttatccaatggataaactcttgtgcaaatgtgaaacaGATAAAtgtggtcaaaacaataaatgtttggggagacaagtttgaaatacccataaatggttatgtaagagtcataaatggtcatgtaagagccattagtggtcttggaagactttgggggttaatttgttgaacacacaaagcattaaatgcttttcaaagacttttgaagtctttgaaaagtgattccattttgtttaggaatgtgacaataattaggggatggattaagctaattaggaaggggttagaagaatctagaaggggattagattttgcaagtggatttggtgggtgagggaaaataggattttattaaaataaaaattcatttatttcaataaatgtgtgcaagttgcatttgtaggaaaatgcaagtggggggataatgatttaaataaatgttttatttaatttatttaaaagaggaaaaaagggattttaattaaataaatagattctatttatttaattgattgtggatttggtttaatgaattaattaaaataaattgaataatttatttaattaatagaagaatgtttggagatgaattaattaaatattaatttaattaactgatggctagtggatttttaatcaaataaatagtgaatatttatataattaagctggacagatttgtgtgactacaaataGTAATAGGAAAAATAACCTCTTAAGAAAATTCAATTCTTCACATTCATAAGTCTCACCTAAATACTACTCATAAAATATGAATCAATGAATTTGAttcaaaaattatataattatatattattgtaaaaCAAACATAAAACTTTTCATAAGAAATTAATTCACTCTAATCCATCCATTATTGAACATAAACAGTACTATTAAATTGTTACAAGTAAAATATAACTTTGTCTGTAACTTTTACATTAAAAACTATGTTAAAAGTATACGTATTACATATAAACAGATGCTCTTCTTAAACAATTCCCATTTTCAGTAAACATATGTGGTGTTATCTTTTTGAAGCTATTCTTAAAAGATACCCATTAAGTTTCTTGGGCAGTAAAATTTAATGTTAAGGCCCGTGACCTGCTGGTTTGAAGTAAAGCAATTGACCAATATATCCATTATCTCTTATATACTTAGAAACCtaaacatttaaataatttataaGTTGGGAAAATTGTTACTTTAACAGGTGAAAAAGTTGTTAGTTAAGAAAAACTTTATTTCTGAACTGGGTACCTAGTCACTTGCAAATTGAATGACAATTAAAGTGAATGGTCAGGATTATTCTATAACTCAGAATTGTTGAGCTTTTACTAATATAATCAAAACTTATGAACAACCAAATTGACTGGCAATGAAGCATGAAAAGATTAACGATCTGGATCATCAGGAAAAAGTAAAGGATGAAGCAACTACCTTCTCACCAGATTAGCAGCTGCGCCACAAGACATCTCTCCCCAGGATTAAATCTGCCAGACTGTAAAATGGATAAAGAAACCTTTTGAACTTGGGATTAGGTAACGCTTTTTATTGCACAGGTCCTTCTGATTAAAGCTCTTCTGACCCACAACCTCATTCATACCAACAAGCTTATCGCCTTGAGCATGCCGATGGAGCCAAATTTGCCTACGTATGATGATATTTATATTCTGTAGCACTTAACTACATTCACTTCGACGAACTGGAGATAGAAGATTCTGCCGTATCTCAACTACAAGACTTTTACAGCCATTTGTTGATAGAAAGGACAGACGCAAAGGGTGGTGGAGAAAACGAGATGCACCAGGAACTTGATATAAACACAAAAGTTGGGACGGCGGATATAAGTTTGAAAGGCTCACGTTAAATCTATTTATTGTTTTGGATATGCTCAACTCAAAATGAGACAGAAGTTAAAATAGCCGAGTCCATTTCTTAACTCCATAATTTTGTAGTTTTATGAAGCTGCAGTTCATCGTATCTATTTGTAATTAATGATAACTCCAAATCTAAATAGACATCTGAATAGCTTTAGAATTTTTACAAATTCTTTCGATATGTAAGATTCAAAATGAGACACAACTTACAATAGCTGTCCATTTCTTACTCCATAATTTAGTAGTTTTGTTAAGCTGCACTTCATCGTATTTATTTATAATGAATGATAACTCCAGTATAAATAGACATCCTGAATGGTTTTAAAATTTGTGCAAATTTATAGTATTTTATAGCATATGGAGTCTACAGAGATATCATCGACAATCGATGGTGGATTGACAGAGATGGGACATATTAACTTTCATTTGGTATGTTTCCTGCGTTTTCTTTTATCTTTCGTATCAACTAAGACGTCTCCATTCGGCATTGAATGTGAGGAGGGCTTATATTTTATTGTGATATCAATGTATTCTAAGTATTTGTGTTCAAAATAATTAAAGATTTTAAGAAGGTAAGAGTTAAAAAGTTTTGGTATGCTAGTGAAATAATTATGAATGAATTCAATAGAGAAATTTTGTTGAACATAAAAGAATCTGAAATCGTAGAAGACAATGCTTTGATTGTATTTCAAATGATTTGAAACTTCAAAAAAtggattttaataaattttataacttttataaaatatatatatttctaatatTTTAACATTTTGGAATTCCTTTTCTTCTTCAACTCGTTTATTTTTAAGCATGTATTTTTTGGATTTCTATtagattataaatatttttcaTTGGCTAAcacttttttatcaattttttatattttccataCCTTttatgtatgttttgattttgtttcATTATATATtagatttttattacatttccGTTTGCTTAATTTAGGTTTTATTTATTCATCATTTTGGGTTTCATTCATTGTCATGTCTTTAACACAATTATTGTTTTGGTTTAGCCTCTGGGATAGAATCATGCTTAATTCAAATTCATTTCCCATGCACATTATTTTGCTGCAAGATTGATTCCTACAATTCTAAAAGATTTAGCTAAAACTGAATATTTGAAAATGCCAAGTCATACATTAAAATGAGTATAGGGGACTCAATGATGTTTATTCCTATTTTTCGTTGTCATGAATAATTGTGGTTAATAGTTCCTACTCTAAGCTTGATAATAGTTTGAATCTTTCATTGTGGTTTATAGGTAAGTGCACAAGGTCATACAACATAATATATTGCACTAACATTATGGATTGAAAATTCTAACCCATAATACTAGTGCATTATAATATGAGTATGTTATAGCATGTTCATATTATAAGAatcttgaaagaaaaaaaaagaaaaaatgattgtGTGTTGGATTTTTTATAATTTACAATATGTGCACATTATAATGCACATGTGTTTTATTTGAAGTTACATTGGAATACCACCCTTAACATTGAACTTAGAGCTATATGTAAGGTGTCTAAAGAAGTGTTTTGCATAAAACATGAAAAAAAGTAAATGTCAAGTGTGTTCTGAAATAGAGATCACATTTCTAGATATTACTTTTGAAAAAGGGTAAAGACTAGATCAATATTTTGTCACCTTTCTAATCATGTACTTTTTAAAAACAATTTAACTACATTAAGGTGTTGTCCTTCAATACATTTTTATagtatatttatttttcaaaaaagaaaactcATTTATAATTTTTTTGCTGACACTTTTTAGTTtctcac is a genomic window of Cryptomeria japonica chromosome 7, Sugi_1.0, whole genome shotgun sequence containing:
- the LOC131064471 gene encoding short-chain dehydrogenase reductase 2a-like, whose translation is MTSKKSHYMNTILEDKIAIITGGASGIGAASARLFANHGAKVIIADFADEKGHKLAESLSPHTTFIQCNVSNEQDVSAVVDLAMEKHGRLDIMFNNAGVTDRQTGTVADYGMDQFDKAMNVNARGAMHGIKHAARVMIPNRKGSIINTSSVSGMVGGMGPYGYTVSKHAIIGVTKNGAAELGKYGIRVNCISPAALATELVMNYLGKDSSEEEIAKVDAVAHSIANLKGTVLKAEDIAYAALYLASEESKYVSGHNLVVDGGIAVVNHNWGLYK